From the genome of Lotus japonicus ecotype B-129 chromosome 6, LjGifu_v1.2, one region includes:
- the LOC130722088 gene encoding uncharacterized protein LOC130722088: protein MALLLFRLRRSPFLLRRFCSTFNFNSNSSSVVDGGPNSNCTLPRRVGIMKPSSEKWKQLSVSLLSFRDRCAIDARLLSEKINSRQAFINETIKNLENLSNPNLPPEIISWNLNRLDRLVKLKDILVMEDEMSAELANSRLTRLQEVIMSCSDDDEEERLQNKSIELYKHERWSKYIELKRLRRMELSYNSNPTLLCQTLKVLCLKLNTFNRVMRLKEMVTNNHSGLTSFLVHVIFNTFSQETSQPPPLDEGWRNTWNELHDKWNELYQTLIRLSSTEEMEIQVPTSILCQRLNHLNRLMRLKDMLVKEDELSAVLTNSRLTSLQEIINNFSQVDDEGPLNKWNELNQRLAWLHSMEAQDSHLLAMRSNSELASLEGYRMRKQPRPPSQNFGIVGNCWIKPPLQLMQTACAPLPEHHKPL, encoded by the coding sequence ATGGCACTCCTCCTCTTTCGGCTGAGAAGAAGCCCTTTTCTGCTTCGCCGCTTCTGTTCGACCTTCAACTTCAACTCCAACTCCAGCAGCGTCGTCGATGGCGGCCCCAATTCCAACTGTACCCTTCCCCGACGAGTAGGTATAATGAAACCCTCATCGGAAAAGTGGAAGCAGTTATCTGTGAGTTTATTGAGTTTCAGGGATAGATGCGCTATTGATGCTCGACTCTTATCGGAGAAGATCAATTCCAGACAAGCTTTTATAAATGAGACAATCAAGAATCTCGAGAATCTCTCCAACCCCAACTTGCCTCCGGAAATCATCTCTTGGAACTTAAACAGGTTGGATAGGTTGGTAAAGTTGAAGGATATACTGGTGATGGAAGATGAGATGTCAGCGGAGTTGGCCAATTCCAGACTAACTCGTCTCCAAGAGGTAATCATGTCCTGTTCCgatgatgatgaggaggagCGGCTGCAAAACAAGTCTATTGAATTGTATAAGCATGAGCGGTGGAGTAAATATATCGAACTCAAGAGGTTGAGGAGGATGGAGTTAAGCTACAACTCCAACCCCACCTTGCTGTGTCAGACGTTGAAAGTCTTGTGTCTCAAGCTCAACACCTTCAATAGGGTCATGAGGTTGAAGGAGATGGTGACCAACAACCACTCTGGACTTACTTCCTTCCTTGTTCATGTCATCTTCAACACCTTCTCCCAAGAGACCTCCCAGCCCCCTCCCCTTGACGAGGGCTGGCGCAACACATGGAATGAATTACATGACAAGTGGAATGAATTATATCAGACACTCATCAGGTTGAGTTCGACGGAGGAGATGGAGATTCAGGTGCCCACCTCCATCTTGTGTCAGAGGCTGAACCACTTAAATAGGTTGATGAGGTTGAAGGACATGCTGGTGAAGGAAGATGAATTGTCAGCAGTGTTGACCAACTCCAGACTAACTTCTCTCCAAGAAATCATCAACAACTTCTCCCAGGTTGATGATGAGGGGCCCCTAAACAAGTGGAATGAATTAAATCAGAGACTCGCTTGGTTGCACTCTATGGAGGCCCAAGATTCTCATTTGCTAGCCATGAGGTCCAACAGTGAGCTAGCTTCCTTGGAGGGTTATAGAATGAGGAAACAGCCGCGGCCCCCGTCCCAGAATTTCGGAATTGTGGGCAACTGCTGGATCAAGCCACCATTGCAGTTGATGCAAACTGCATGTGCTCCTCTCCCAGAGCATCACAAACCTCTCTGA
- the LOC130723627 gene encoding cellulose synthase A catalytic subunit 1 [UDP-forming]-like, producing the protein MDQHGGVATGSHERNELVRVRHGSDHGSKPVKNLNGQICQICGETVGLTANGDIFVACHECAFQLCHPCYEYERNNVSPYCPQCKTRYESHKESSQMEGDDDDDDDEDDVDDLENEVKYGQGNRMKARLQWEEDADLSSSSGHDSQMQNPHLTNGQLMSGENLCATTSGPMGQSKKVQSLPYVDPKQPGLESDEEIRRVPEFGGESAATSASRPDTGSNPGPERVQGAGEGQKKRGRSSADKESKRLKRLLRNRVSAQQARERKKAYLTDLETKVKDLETNNSELKERLSTLQNENQMLRQILKNTTASRRGSNGGTNNAE; encoded by the exons ATGGATCAGCATGGTGGAGTTGCAACTGGGTCGCATGAAAGAAACGAACTTGTTCGAGTTAGACACGGTTCTGATCATGGG TCCAAACCCGTAAAGAATTTGAATGGTCAAATCTGTCAAATATGTGGCGAAACTGTTGGCCTAACAGCCAACGGCGATATCTTCGTTGCTTGCCATGAGTGTGCTTTCCAACTTTGTCATCCTTGTTATGAATACGAGAGAAATAATGTGAGCCCATACTGTCCCCAGTGCAAGACTAGATACGAAAGTCACAAAG AGAGTTCTCAAATGGAgggagatgatgatgatgatgatgatgaagatgatgtcgATGATCTAGAGAATGAGGTCAAGTATGGTCAAGGAAATAGAATGAAGGCAAGGCTTCAATGGGAAGAAGATGCTGACCTCTCTTCATCTTCTGGACATGATTCTCAAATGCAAAAtcctcatctgacaaatgggcAGCTG ATGTCTGGTGAGAATCTATGTGCTACTACATCAGGTCCTATGGGTCAATCCAAAAAGGTTCAGTCACTTCCATATGTTGATCCAAAGCAACCAG GTCTTGAGAGTGATGAGGAGATCAGAAGAGTACCGGAGTTTGGAGGTGAGTCTGCTGCCACTTCAGCTTCTCGTCCTGACACTGGTTCAAATCCTGGTCCAGAGCGTGTTCAGGGAGCAGGGGAGGGTCAAAAGAAGAGAGGGAGAAGCTCAGCAGACAAAGAGAGCAAGCGGTTGAAGAG GCTACTGAGGAACAGAGTTTCAGCTCAGCAAGCAAGGGAGAGGAAAAAGGCATACTTGACTGATTTGGAAACAAAAGTCAAAGACTTAGAGACGAATAATTCAGAGCTCAAAGAGAGACTTTCCACTTTGCAGAATGAGAATCAAATGCTAAGACAG ATATTGAAGAACACTACAGCAAGCAGGAGAGGGAGCAATGGTGGTACCAATAATGCTGAATGA